From Segatella copri, the proteins below share one genomic window:
- a CDS encoding HU family DNA-binding protein: MAIKYEIHYLPNAGGNEETRRFAHIFEQTAMTDKEMISRIARHSCLGEGEVSSVLMKLRDIIEEDLQDGRRVNIPEIGYLSLSVDLDMDDLKPDNKVRAEYVSVRGIKFRPNADLLKQVKYNTHFEKSQYTSRSYPFSEDALKEKIREYLQHNRSINRKVLEAEFHIRKQTALNWLKKLEKSGFLIKEGSRNAPVYFLAEE; encoded by the coding sequence ATGGCTATTAAATATGAAATCCATTATCTTCCCAATGCAGGAGGAAATGAAGAGACTCGCCGATTCGCCCATATCTTTGAGCAAACAGCTATGACTGACAAGGAGATGATCAGCCGAATCGCCAGACATAGCTGTCTGGGAGAAGGAGAAGTTTCGTCCGTACTCATGAAACTGCGTGATATCATAGAAGAAGACCTGCAGGATGGAAGACGTGTCAACATTCCGGAAATAGGTTATCTCTCGCTCTCGGTAGATCTGGATATGGATGACCTGAAACCCGACAATAAAGTGAGAGCTGAATATGTAAGCGTAAGAGGCATCAAGTTTCGCCCCAATGCAGACCTGCTGAAACAGGTGAAATATAATACCCATTTCGAGAAATCACAATATACTTCCCGCTCCTACCCTTTCTCTGAAGATGCATTGAAGGAGAAAATAAGAGAGTATCTGCAGCATAACCGTTCCATTAACAGAAAAGTACTAGAAGCGGAATTTCATATCCGTAAACAGACAGCACTCAACTGGCTGAAGAAACTGGAAAAATCCGGATTTCTGATTAAAGAAGGTTCCCGGAATGCGCCGGTTTATTTCCTGGCAGAAGAATAG
- the gldE gene encoding gliding motility-associated protein GldE, translating to MLMQPSAGVIVAAVLAAILLGMSAFASGSEIAFFSLSPTDVAELEDEKTDADKKIQMLRDDSERTLATILITNNFVNVTIIMLLNYVFAGIVEFGPKAYWLQFLIITVILTFLLLLFGEIMPKVYARQDPLKFCRRCVGGILFARKLFWPLETILLKSGILAEKIIQKENHVLSVDDLEQALELTDKNDIKDEQSMLKGIIRFGDETAKEVMTSRQNIVDLDIRSSYPEVLKCIEENNYSRIPVYQDNTDNIRGVLYIKDLLPHLTKSSNFRWQSLIRPPYFVPETKKIDDLLRDFQDNKVHIAIVVDEFGGTSGIVTLEDILEEIVGEINDEYDEEEKFYSKLNYNTFVFEGKTLLSDFCKILNVDDEEFEEVEGDADSLAGLLLEIKGDFPSMHEKIDYKNYTFEVMQIEERRISKIKVTVHPLKDNVEDSSK from the coding sequence ATGCTGATGCAGCCTTCCGCCGGGGTTATTGTAGCTGCTGTACTTGCAGCTATATTGTTAGGCATGTCTGCTTTTGCCAGTGGTTCCGAAATTGCTTTTTTCAGTTTATCACCAACTGATGTTGCGGAACTTGAGGATGAAAAGACTGATGCCGATAAGAAAATACAGATGTTGCGTGATGATTCTGAACGTACGTTGGCTACCATTTTGATAACCAATAATTTTGTGAATGTCACAATCATCATGCTCCTTAATTATGTATTCGCAGGAATCGTAGAGTTTGGTCCTAAAGCTTATTGGCTTCAGTTCCTGATTATTACGGTTATTCTTACTTTCTTGCTTTTGCTTTTTGGTGAGATTATGCCGAAAGTGTATGCCCGCCAGGATCCTCTGAAGTTCTGTCGCCGGTGCGTAGGGGGAATTCTGTTTGCCAGAAAGTTGTTTTGGCCTTTAGAAACGATCTTGCTGAAAAGTGGAATTCTTGCAGAAAAGATTATACAGAAGGAAAATCATGTGCTGAGTGTTGATGACTTGGAACAAGCTCTGGAACTGACAGATAAGAATGATATCAAGGACGAGCAGAGCATGCTGAAGGGTATCATCCGCTTTGGCGATGAAACAGCCAAGGAGGTGATGACCAGCCGACAGAATATTGTTGACCTGGATATCCGTAGTTCTTATCCAGAAGTATTAAAGTGCATTGAAGAGAATAATTACAGTCGTATTCCTGTTTATCAGGATAATACAGATAATATTCGTGGTGTACTGTATATCAAGGACTTATTGCCTCATCTTACGAAGTCTTCCAACTTCCGTTGGCAGAGCCTGATTCGTCCTCCTTACTTTGTTCCTGAAACCAAGAAGATAGATGATCTGCTTCGCGATTTCCAGGACAACAAGGTTCATATCGCCATTGTGGTAGATGAGTTCGGAGGTACATCGGGTATTGTTACTCTCGAAGATATTCTGGAGGAAATTGTAGGTGAGATCAATGATGAATACGATGAGGAGGAGAAGTTCTACTCGAAATTAAATTACAACACCTTTGTTTTTGAAGGTAAAACGCTTCTTTCTGATTTCTGTAAAATCCTGAATGTAGATGACGAAGAGTTCGAGGAGGTTGAGGGTGATGCTGATTCTCTGGCTGGTCTGCTCTTGGAAATCAAAGGCGATTTCCCAAGTATGCACGAGAAGATAGATTATAAGAACTATACTTTCGAGGTTATGCAGATAGAGGAGCGTCGCATCAGCAAGATTAAGGTGACGGTACATCCTTTGAAAGATAACGTGGAGGATTCTTCTAAGTAA
- a CDS encoding 4'-phosphopantetheinyl transferase family protein: MAVVNIREVYPGVSLGLWQMDETVEQLFEQYSHLQAYRSQLEEKYKNDGRKLEFLAIRALMYEMLKTNGASKGLLSHAGDITHNEAGKPLFRGYHISVSHTKSYAALILSKNQEVAVDIEYFSDRVERIASKFLRKDEKAEDLDAKLVHWCAKETVFKLFSEENLMFEDMRVKPFDTMADWSCDVENLKSGKMAHVDFELTMEFVLTYAAL; the protein is encoded by the coding sequence ATGGCAGTTGTCAATATACGAGAAGTTTATCCGGGAGTGAGTCTTGGTTTATGGCAGATGGATGAAACTGTAGAACAGTTGTTCGAGCAGTATTCTCATCTGCAGGCTTACCGCTCTCAGTTGGAAGAGAAATATAAGAACGATGGCAGGAAACTGGAGTTTCTTGCCATTCGTGCATTAATGTATGAGATGCTCAAGACGAATGGGGCTTCCAAGGGCTTGCTTTCTCATGCAGGTGACATTACCCACAACGAGGCTGGCAAGCCATTGTTCCGTGGTTATCATATCAGCGTTTCGCATACCAAGAGTTATGCTGCGCTTATCCTTTCCAAAAATCAGGAAGTGGCGGTGGATATCGAATACTTCAGCGATAGGGTAGAGCGCATCGCATCCAAATTCCTGCGCAAGGATGAGAAGGCGGAAGATCTGGATGCCAAGCTGGTGCATTGGTGTGCCAAGGAAACGGTCTTCAAGTTATTCTCTGAAGAAAATCTAATGTTTGAGGATATGCGGGTGAAGCCGTTTGATACGATGGCAGATTGGTCGTGTGATGTGGAGAATCTCAAGAGCGGAAAGATGGCGCATGTAGATTTCGAGTTAACCATGGAATTTGTATTGACTTATGCTGCGTTGTAA
- a CDS encoding N-acetylmuramic acid 6-phosphate etherase — MPNKEEKKITEQSSLYEHLEKMSVEELTAHINAENKKVALAIEEALPTINQLISAIEGQLKKGGRLFYAGCGTGGRLATLDTIEVQNTYGIDGSQIQAIFPGGIGCLTQTRESREDDLENGWHQLCDKHISKLDFVLGFSASGTTPFVLAILKHCKEAGIPTGCIVNNPHAPIAQAADYPVEVITGPEFVTGSTRMKAGSSQKMILDMISTSLQIRQGRVEGNKMVNAKLINHKLIDRACRIFMERNPQYTDYEEVKQLILESGSVKKAEDLLKSKSDLDI; from the coding sequence ATGCCAAATAAAGAAGAAAAGAAAATAACAGAGCAGAGTTCGCTCTACGAACATCTGGAAAAGATGAGCGTGGAAGAACTTACCGCTCATATCAATGCAGAAAACAAGAAGGTGGCTCTGGCGATAGAAGAAGCATTACCCACCATCAACCAACTGATTTCCGCCATTGAAGGGCAGCTGAAGAAGGGTGGTAGACTCTTCTATGCAGGTTGCGGAACGGGCGGAAGACTGGCTACGCTCGATACCATCGAAGTGCAGAACACCTATGGCATCGACGGTTCACAGATACAAGCCATCTTCCCCGGAGGCATCGGCTGCCTTACGCAAACCAGGGAATCAAGAGAAGACGACCTGGAAAATGGTTGGCACCAGCTCTGCGATAAACATATCTCAAAGCTGGATTTCGTGCTGGGCTTCTCGGCAAGCGGCACCACACCCTTCGTGCTCGCCATCCTGAAACATTGCAAGGAGGCTGGCATTCCTACGGGATGCATCGTCAACAATCCTCATGCTCCCATCGCCCAAGCAGCCGATTATCCCGTAGAAGTAATCACGGGACCGGAGTTCGTGACGGGAAGTACCCGTATGAAAGCAGGTTCTTCGCAGAAGATGATTCTGGATATGATCAGTACTTCTCTCCAGATTCGACAAGGACGGGTGGAAGGCAACAAGATGGTGAATGCCAAGCTTATCAATCATAAACTCATCGACCGTGCCTGCCGTATCTTCATGGAACGCAATCCGCAATATACGGACTACGAGGAAGTGAAACAGCTGATTCTGGAATCAGGAAGCGTAAAGAAGGCGGAAGACTTGCTGAAGAGTAAAAGCGATTTAGATATTTAG
- a CDS encoding esterase-like activity of phytase family protein, which produces MLRCNILSIFLAFSLLAGAQDWKVVRENPQKAFPKTVAAGNYSGIAHLHDDIYAVVSDKSDSALYFNFRIQVNPKTGELEQVENLGFTERTDGTLNDGKFWQGQEKGFDHEAIVKASDSTLVITSEGYCRLKEYPVLPTSANAPKISYQQNLWESRWPSSDFYPNYNFESLAFDSVRQYLWTIPESTLRKDGQPATPQNGLANQLRLMRYDWGKIEENRNKEEYSEQESSKKASRYMTAYAYQMDQPSTHKKADIYVMGVSELCALPDGQLLVLEREAFIPKIKIGAFCKCKLYQINPLNSEEFALKEKFSSDTPFLKKNLLVEWKTGLSLSKRSFANYEGMCLGPKLEDGSQVVILLSDSQDQYAGVLKDWFKTIVIRKE; this is translated from the coding sequence ATGCTGCGTTGTAATATTCTGTCCATCTTCCTGGCATTCAGTCTGTTGGCTGGAGCACAGGATTGGAAAGTAGTGAGAGAGAATCCTCAGAAAGCTTTTCCGAAAACCGTGGCTGCGGGCAACTACAGTGGCATTGCTCATCTGCATGATGATATCTATGCGGTGGTAAGCGACAAGTCGGATAGTGCCCTGTACTTCAACTTCCGGATTCAGGTGAATCCCAAGACCGGCGAATTGGAACAGGTAGAGAACCTTGGGTTTACCGAGAGAACAGATGGAACGCTGAACGACGGAAAGTTTTGGCAGGGGCAGGAGAAAGGCTTTGACCACGAAGCCATCGTGAAGGCTTCTGATTCTACCTTGGTGATAACAAGCGAAGGATATTGCCGTTTAAAGGAGTATCCTGTTCTGCCTACTTCGGCTAATGCTCCCAAGATTAGCTATCAGCAGAACCTTTGGGAGAGCAGATGGCCTTCTTCTGATTTTTATCCCAATTATAATTTTGAGTCTCTGGCTTTTGATTCCGTCCGTCAGTATCTCTGGACGATTCCTGAGAGCACGCTCCGCAAAGACGGACAGCCTGCTACTCCTCAAAACGGATTGGCCAACCAGCTTCGTTTGATGAGGTATGATTGGGGAAAAATAGAGGAAAATCGTAACAAGGAAGAGTATAGCGAGCAAGAGAGTAGCAAGAAAGCCTCTCGTTACATGACAGCCTATGCCTATCAGATGGATCAACCTTCTACCCATAAGAAAGCAGATATCTATGTGATGGGTGTGAGTGAGCTTTGCGCCTTGCCCGATGGACAGCTTCTGGTTTTGGAGCGTGAGGCATTTATCCCGAAGATTAAGATTGGGGCTTTCTGCAAGTGTAAACTCTATCAGATTAATCCTTTGAATTCTGAGGAGTTTGCTTTGAAAGAGAAGTTTTCATCAGATACTCCTTTCTTGAAGAAGAATTTGCTTGTGGAATGGAAAACCGGCTTGTCACTTTCCAAGCGTTCCTTTGCCAATTACGAAGGTATGTGTCTGGGACCCAAGCTGGAAGATGGTTCCCAGGTTGTCATCCTGCTGTCTGATTCGCAGGATCAATATGCTGGAGTATTGAAAGACTGGTTCAAGACGATTGTCATCAGAAAGGAATAA
- a CDS encoding RecQ family ATP-dependent DNA helicase → MSIFSRLFERKNNLTVSSDIKKKDARSRNIAFVDTEVGLKDHKIHDIGALRYDGANFHQASQTALNKFLQEGKVDYICGHNLIHHDARYLQLNGILIDTLYLSPLLFPKRPYHHLVKDDKLMSEQMNNPVTDCEKAKELLMDEIAAWNQLSERKRKIFTLLLQNEEEFRGFLMYVGAIEKDDAIIEVSEFIHSEYKNHICAHADIPALAAQSPCGLAYALALIGTDDYQSVTPGWVLFHYPEVEHIIYMLCHTQCTDGCEYCNRMLDIHHNLKQLFGYDAFRTYDGEPLQEQASQAAVDGKSLLAIFPTGGGKSLTFQLPALMDGRTIHGLTVVISPLQSLMKDQVDNLADRGFTDAVTINGLLDPISRSLAIERVQSGDATILYIAPEMLRSKTIERILMARHVVRFVIDEAHCFSAWGQDFRVDYLYIGKFIKEYQERKFGKDAMTRNHGQTLIPVSCFTATAKQKVVQDICDYFKHWLGTDLQLFASSASRTNLHYSVIHVDSDGNKYNLLRSLVEQADCPTIIYVSRTKRTRELAQKLTRDGISALPYNGKMDADEKIHNQDAFMSDKVRIIVATSAFGMGVDKSDVGLVIHYDISDSLENYVQEAGRAGRDPHLNAKCYVLYSDEDLDKHFILLNQTKLSISEIQQVWKAIKDFTKQRPHVSCSALEIARQAGWDDSVSDIETRVRTALSALEQSGYIERGNNIPHVYATGITVKNMDEARLRLTESPLFSEDEMQNAIRIIKSLITQKHIAKAQDSEAESRIDYLADILGLSKRDVISSVDRMRQEGILADTHDISAYLQDISNKQRKPQQMLENFAKLERYILEHIPDESLHITYKQLNDNAVHDGINTSTEKKIRTLLYFLAVKGYAHKKEDGVRNLIVTRDKDIETIIKRFERRIEVCRFIIERLYSLAEENSKTITEESNNSSSEEKNPSEEKGLGKASGATDNRKEKPLQFSVVELLNDLKSSNQSLFSDFSSLQLEDVEEALLYLSKIGAMKLEGGFLVLYNAMAIKRIKEPRLHYKQEDYRMLNEFYKQKIQQIHIVGEYANLMVRDYDAALQYVQDYFQMDYHCFISKYFKGNRETEIERNVTPSKYKKLFGILSKRQKEIIDDHESRCIVVAAGPGSGKTRVLVHKLASLLLLEDVKHEQLLMLTFSRAAATEFKQRLMQLIGNAAHFVEIKTFHSYCFDLLGRVGNLDEAGDVVKQAAEMINNGEVEPNRISKTVLVIDEAQDMSKDDYALVSALMKANEEMRVIAVGDDDQNIYEFRGSNSRYLYELTQTKHSRFIEMTENYRSLRHIVDTANDFARNIRQRIKSTPIISMSQEDGEVRIVKHPYEIQEKKAYMYQPILEDVTRLLGSNTSKEADASSRKKNETISILTQTNEEAVIMLALLHSHGIKAKLVQSMDGLRFWNLAEVRYLLKKIDQGIKETKSPIIPDDIWETTKQQTFQKYATSQALPYLHRSLQIFEQTNRAKYYSDLREFVFESSVEDFCDISKSDIVVSTIHKAKGHEFDHVLMLITHPEHPTDDILRRYYVGMTRAKRTLTIHTNGNLFDSLKNAQHLYDAQAYDEPNEIVLQLSHKDINLGFSKPHKDAILCLRSGMPLTYHDHCLCLPSTGRDIAQLSIKMKEKLGKWELKGYKVTAARIRFIVAWKSKDAPRDEKESAIVLADLVIKK, encoded by the coding sequence ATGTCAATATTCAGTCGCCTCTTTGAAAGGAAAAACAATCTCACCGTAAGCTCTGACATCAAGAAGAAAGATGCCAGAAGCAGGAACATTGCCTTCGTGGATACCGAAGTGGGACTGAAAGACCATAAAATACATGATATCGGAGCATTGCGTTATGACGGAGCCAACTTTCACCAAGCATCGCAGACGGCACTGAACAAGTTCCTGCAAGAAGGAAAGGTTGACTATATCTGCGGTCATAACCTCATTCATCACGATGCCCGCTATCTCCAACTCAACGGCATACTGATAGATACCCTCTATCTCTCCCCACTCCTCTTCCCCAAGCGCCCTTACCATCATCTGGTAAAGGACGACAAACTGATGAGCGAGCAGATGAACAATCCTGTCACCGACTGCGAGAAAGCCAAGGAGCTTTTGATGGATGAAATCGCTGCATGGAATCAATTATCAGAAAGGAAGAGGAAAATCTTCACCTTGCTGCTCCAGAATGAAGAGGAATTCAGAGGATTCCTGATGTATGTGGGAGCCATCGAAAAGGATGATGCAATCATAGAAGTTTCAGAATTCATTCATTCTGAATACAAGAATCATATTTGCGCCCATGCCGACATTCCGGCACTTGCAGCCCAGTCGCCTTGCGGCTTGGCATACGCCTTGGCCCTCATAGGCACAGACGATTACCAATCTGTAACCCCAGGTTGGGTACTCTTCCATTATCCCGAAGTAGAACATATCATCTATATGCTCTGCCATACCCAATGCACCGATGGCTGCGAGTATTGCAACCGCATGCTCGACATTCATCACAACCTGAAACAACTCTTCGGCTATGATGCCTTCCGTACCTATGACGGCGAACCGCTGCAAGAACAGGCATCGCAGGCTGCAGTGGATGGTAAGTCATTATTGGCGATATTCCCTACAGGTGGCGGCAAATCGCTCACCTTCCAGTTGCCAGCCCTGATGGATGGCAGAACCATACATGGACTCACCGTGGTTATCTCGCCTCTGCAATCATTGATGAAAGACCAGGTAGATAACCTCGCAGACCGCGGTTTCACCGATGCCGTAACCATCAACGGTCTCCTCGACCCTATCTCCCGCTCCCTAGCCATCGAACGAGTGCAGAGTGGAGATGCCACCATATTATATATAGCACCAGAGATGTTGCGCTCCAAAACCATCGAGCGCATCCTCATGGCACGGCATGTGGTGAGATTCGTCATTGACGAAGCCCACTGCTTCTCTGCATGGGGACAAGACTTCCGGGTGGATTACCTATACATCGGTAAATTTATCAAGGAATATCAGGAACGCAAGTTTGGCAAGGATGCCATGACCCGCAACCATGGTCAAACCCTGATACCCGTATCTTGCTTCACCGCCACTGCGAAACAGAAGGTGGTGCAGGACATCTGCGACTATTTCAAGCATTGGCTGGGCACCGATCTCCAGCTCTTCGCCTCATCAGCCTCACGTACCAACCTGCACTATTCCGTTATCCACGTAGATAGTGACGGCAACAAATACAATCTCCTGCGCTCGCTGGTAGAGCAGGCTGATTGCCCTACCATCATCTACGTATCCCGCACCAAGCGAACCCGGGAACTCGCCCAGAAGCTGACACGTGACGGTATATCCGCCCTGCCCTATAATGGCAAGATGGATGCTGATGAGAAGATACACAATCAGGATGCCTTCATGAGCGATAAGGTAAGAATCATCGTTGCCACCTCCGCCTTCGGTATGGGAGTAGATAAGAGCGATGTGGGTCTGGTTATCCACTACGACATCTCCGACTCTCTGGAGAACTATGTACAGGAGGCAGGACGTGCAGGAAGAGACCCACACCTCAATGCCAAATGCTATGTACTCTATAGCGATGAGGACTTGGACAAGCACTTCATCCTGCTCAACCAAACCAAGCTGAGCATCAGCGAGATACAACAGGTATGGAAAGCCATTAAGGATTTTACCAAGCAGCGTCCACATGTAAGTTGTTCGGCACTGGAGATAGCCCGTCAAGCTGGTTGGGATGACTCGGTATCCGACATAGAAACCCGTGTCCGCACCGCCCTTTCTGCTCTAGAACAGAGCGGATACATAGAGCGTGGCAACAACATTCCGCACGTCTATGCCACAGGTATCACCGTCAAGAACATGGACGAGGCAAGACTGCGCCTCACCGAATCACCCCTGTTCTCTGAAGATGAGATGCAGAATGCCATACGCATCATCAAGTCGCTCATCACCCAGAAGCATATAGCCAAGGCACAGGATAGCGAGGCAGAATCCCGCATCGATTACCTCGCCGACATCCTAGGACTCAGCAAGCGAGACGTCATCTCCTCCGTTGACCGAATGCGACAGGAAGGCATCCTTGCCGATACCCATGACATCTCTGCCTATCTGCAAGACATCAGCAACAAGCAACGCAAGCCTCAGCAGATGCTGGAAAACTTCGCCAAACTGGAAAGATACATTCTGGAACATATCCCGGATGAATCGCTGCATATCACATACAAGCAACTCAATGACAATGCCGTACACGACGGCATCAACACTTCAACAGAAAAGAAAATCCGCACACTGCTATACTTCCTGGCAGTAAAGGGATATGCGCACAAGAAGGAAGACGGCGTCCGCAATCTTATCGTGACAAGAGACAAGGATATAGAGACCATCATCAAGCGATTCGAAAGACGAATTGAGGTTTGCCGATTCATCATCGAAAGACTATACAGCCTGGCTGAAGAAAACAGTAAAACTATAACAGAAGAGAGCAACAACAGCTCTTCTGAAGAAAAGAATCCTTCTGAAGAAAAAGGTTTAGGAAAAGCCTCTGGCGCAACAGACAATAGAAAAGAGAAGCCTCTTCAATTCTCGGTAGTTGAACTTCTGAACGATCTGAAATCCAGCAACCAGTCACTCTTCTCCGACTTCTCTTCCCTGCAGTTGGAAGACGTGGAGGAAGCCTTGCTCTATCTCTCCAAGATAGGAGCCATGAAGCTGGAAGGAGGATTTCTGGTGCTTTACAATGCGATGGCAATTAAACGCATCAAGGAACCTCGCCTCCACTATAAGCAGGAGGATTACCGCATGCTCAACGAATTCTACAAGCAGAAGATTCAGCAGATTCACATCGTGGGCGAATATGCCAACCTGATGGTAAGAGATTACGATGCCGCCCTGCAATATGTGCAGGATTACTTCCAGATGGACTACCATTGCTTCATCTCAAAATACTTCAAGGGCAACCGGGAGACTGAGATAGAGCGCAACGTAACACCTTCGAAGTATAAGAAACTCTTCGGAATACTCTCCAAGCGACAGAAGGAAATCATCGACGACCACGAGTCCCGCTGCATCGTAGTCGCTGCCGGTCCTGGCAGCGGCAAGACACGTGTGCTCGTACATAAGCTTGCCTCTCTCCTGCTGCTGGAAGATGTAAAGCACGAACAACTTCTGATGCTTACTTTCTCTCGTGCAGCCGCTACCGAATTCAAGCAGCGACTGATGCAACTCATCGGCAATGCCGCCCATTTCGTAGAGATCAAGACCTTCCATTCCTACTGCTTCGACCTGCTGGGCAGGGTTGGCAATCTGGATGAGGCTGGAGATGTGGTTAAGCAAGCCGCCGAAATGATCAACAATGGAGAAGTGGAGCCCAATCGCATCAGCAAGACCGTGCTCGTGATCGATGAGGCGCAAGACATGAGCAAGGATGACTATGCCCTTGTCTCTGCTCTGATGAAAGCCAACGAAGAGATGAGGGTGATTGCCGTAGGAGATGATGACCAGAACATCTATGAGTTTAGAGGTTCCAACTCGCGGTATCTCTATGAATTGACCCAGACAAAACACAGCCGTTTCATCGAGATGACCGAGAATTACCGCAGCCTTCGCCACATCGTGGATACTGCCAACGACTTTGCCCGAAACATCCGCCAACGAATCAAATCTACCCCTATCATCTCCATGAGTCAAGAAGATGGAGAGGTAAGAATCGTGAAGCATCCATACGAGATTCAGGAGAAAAAGGCTTATATGTATCAGCCTATCCTAGAAGATGTTACGCGATTACTGGGAAGTAACACTTCAAAAGAAGCCGATGCATCTTCCCGCAAGAAGAACGAAACCATCAGCATCCTCACGCAGACCAATGAAGAGGCAGTCATCATGCTGGCTCTTCTTCACAGTCATGGCATCAAGGCCAAGCTGGTGCAATCAATGGACGGCTTGCGCTTCTGGAATCTGGCAGAGGTAAGATACCTCTTGAAGAAGATAGACCAAGGCATCAAGGAGACGAAATCCCCTATCATCCCTGATGATATTTGGGAAACAACCAAGCAGCAGACATTCCAAAAGTATGCCACCAGCCAGGCATTGCCATATCTGCACCGCAGCCTCCAGATATTTGAGCAGACCAATCGTGCCAAGTACTACAGCGACCTGAGGGAGTTCGTGTTCGAATCATCAGTAGAAGACTTCTGTGACATCTCGAAATCAGACATTGTGGTCAGCACCATCCACAAGGCAAAAGGCCATGAGTTCGACCATGTACTGATGCTCATTACCCATCCCGAACATCCTACTGATGACATACTGCGCCGATACTATGTGGGCATGACCCGTGCCAAGCGTACACTAACCATCCACACCAACGGCAATCTCTTCGACAGTCTGAAAAATGCCCAGCATCTCTATGATGCCCAAGCCTACGATGAGCCCAACGAAATAGTGCTTCAGCTCTCACACAAGGATATAAACCTGGGCTTCTCCAAGCCTCACAAGGACGCTATCCTTTGCCTGAGAAGCGGTATGCCGCTAACCTATCACGACCATTGCCTCTGTCTCCCATCAACAGGCAGAGACATAGCCCAGCTCTCCATCAAGATGAAAGAGAAACTAGGCAAATGGGAGTTGAAAGGCTACAAGGTAACCGCTGCCCGAATCCGCTTCATCGTGGCATGGAAGTCAAAGGATGCACCTAGGGATGAGAAGGAATCTGCCATCGTGCTCGCAGATTTGGTGATAAAAAAATAA
- a CDS encoding single-stranded DNA-binding protein produces MNKVMLIGNVGKDPDIHYFEADQAVAQVSLATTEKGYTLPNGTQVPDHTDWHNLVFYRGLAKVVEKYVHKGDRLYVEGRIRYRSYDDKQGRRQYITEIYVDNMEMLSTRPATKEQ; encoded by the coding sequence ATGAACAAGGTTATGCTAATTGGTAATGTAGGTAAAGATCCTGACATTCATTATTTCGAAGCAGATCAGGCAGTAGCTCAGGTCTCTCTTGCAACTACAGAGAAAGGATATACTTTGCCTAATGGTACCCAAGTGCCAGACCATACAGATTGGCACAATCTTGTTTTTTATCGTGGGCTTGCAAAGGTAGTAGAGAAGTATGTGCATAAGGGTGACCGCCTTTATGTGGAAGGAAGAATCCGCTACCGCTCCTATGATGACAAGCAGGGTAGAAGACAATATATTACAGAAATCTATGTAGATAATATGGAGATGTTGAGTACTCGCCCTGCTACTAAAGAACAATAA
- a CDS encoding SDR family NAD(P)-dependent oxidoreductase, translating into MAKKAIVMGATSGIGMEVAKLLAAKGWQVGIAGRRIERLQALISQGGITCYQQIDVTSPDAPAQLLELIDKLGGMNLYFHSSGIGWQNNTLDIEKELKTLETNGLGFTRMVDTAFNWFATHHQNNSKARIACITSIAGTKGLGAAPAYSATKRFQNHYLECLSQQARMRHLPIAITDIRPGFVKTDLIAGSSYPLQLKPEDVAKHIVNAIENGKEVKVIDWRYDILVFLWRLIPRWLWTRLKITT; encoded by the coding sequence ATGGCAAAGAAAGCAATTGTAATGGGTGCCACATCGGGCATCGGAATGGAAGTGGCAAAACTGCTTGCTGCAAAAGGATGGCAGGTAGGAATTGCCGGAAGAAGAATTGAAAGATTGCAGGCTCTGATTTCGCAGGGCGGCATTACCTGCTACCAGCAAATAGACGTGACTTCTCCCGATGCTCCTGCCCAACTTCTCGAACTAATCGATAAGTTGGGAGGCATGAACCTCTACTTCCATAGTTCCGGCATTGGCTGGCAGAATAATACGCTGGATATAGAAAAGGAGTTGAAGACACTGGAAACCAACGGCTTGGGATTCACAAGAATGGTGGATACGGCATTCAATTGGTTTGCTACTCATCATCAGAACAATTCAAAAGCCCGCATTGCCTGCATCACTTCCATTGCCGGAACCAAAGGTCTCGGTGCCGCCCCAGCCTACTCTGCCACCAAGCGATTCCAGAACCATTATCTGGAATGCCTGTCGCAGCAGGCACGGATGCGTCATCTCCCCATCGCAATCACAGATATCCGACCAGGTTTTGTAAAGACCGACCTTATCGCAGGCAGCAGCTATCCGCTACAGCTCAAACCGGAAGATGTGGCGAAGCACATCGTGAATGCCATCGAAAACGGAAAGGAAGTAAAGGTGATAGACTGGAGATATGATATCCTCGTCTTCCTCTGGCGACTCATACCTAGATGGTTATGGACGAGATTGAAGATTACAACATAA